In the genome of Dioscorea cayenensis subsp. rotundata cultivar TDr96_F1 chromosome 1, TDr96_F1_v2_PseudoChromosome.rev07_lg8_w22 25.fasta, whole genome shotgun sequence, one region contains:
- the LOC120263937 gene encoding SKP1-like protein 11: MASINAPEEVKKKKKKVNLISSDGEWFEVEVDLAKQSPIIAPAVQKHEGDDPPTISINVRSDILLKIIDYWETHAQEEPESVREKNELWDTEFVKMDKPVLYAVIEAAHYLEMTKLVDLTCQRVADMLKGKTVEEMREILGIESDLTKEEEDAIRQQNSWAFEDDIPGRGAKSLAILLHCNKTIQ; this comes from the exons ATGGCTTCCATTAATGCGCCAgaggaggtgaagaagaagaagaagaaggtgaaccTGATAAGCTCTGATGGAGAGTGGTTCGAAGTCGAAGTGGATTTGGCGAAGCAGTCGCCGATCATCGCCCCGGCTGTCCAGAAACACGAAGGAGACGATCCTCCCACCATCTCTATCAATGTCCGCTCCGATATCCTCCTCAAGATCATCGATTACTGGGAGACGCACGCTCAAGAAGAACCCGAATCCGTAAGGGAGAAGAACGAACTTTGGGACACGGAATTCGTGAAGATGGATAAGCCTGTTCTCTACGCTGTAATTGAG GCAGCTCATTATCTGGAAATGACAAAGTTGGTGGACCTTACATGCCAGAGAGTTGCTGACATGCTTAAGGGCAAAACCGTAGAAGAAATGCGTGAGATTCTTGGCATAGAAAGCGATCTCACCAAAGAGGAAGAGGATGCGATCCGGCAGCAGAACTCCTGGGCCTTCGAGGATGACATCCCCGGACGAGGAGCCAAAAGCTTAGCCATCCTGCTGCATTGCAACAAAACTATTCAATAG